In one window of Musa acuminata AAA Group cultivar baxijiao chromosome BXJ3-2, Cavendish_Baxijiao_AAA, whole genome shotgun sequence DNA:
- the LOC135631511 gene encoding uncharacterized protein LOC135631511, with protein sequence MANYALLTFDNEVAREGHREEETTEGDKHDDDDDDDDDGEVQAWPWERQGDVGWLRVNIATRDGGDSLGRGEAILLGGGNDDCLAGEGGGVLRPGGGNGDTFRGGGAKGDNLGGGGDKKKDRGGRKAIMFESGMARGQQWERCGEREREKRGSVGIIVEIREEEELMLRLCKGWLPNNLSA encoded by the exons ATGGCGAACTATGCTTTGCtgactttcgacaatgag GTGGCAAGAGAGGGCCATCGCGAGGAGGAGACCACCGAAGGAGAcaaacatgatgatgatgatgatgatgatgatgatggggagGTGCAGGCTTGGCCGTGGGAGAGGCAGGGTGACGTGGGGTGGCTCCGCGTCAACATTGCAACTAGAGATGGTGGTGATAGCTTGGGTAGAGGTGAGGCCATCCTTCTTGGTGGGGGCAATGATGATTGTTTGGCAGGTGAGGGTGGTGGAGTGCTCCGGCCCGGTGGTGGGAATGGGGATACCTTTAGAGGTGGTGGTGCaaaaggagacaacttgggaggagGTGGAGATAAGAAGAAAGACAGAGGGGGGAGGAAGGCCATCATGTTTGAGAGTGGTATGGCTCGAGGACAACAGTGGGAGagatgtggagagagagagagagaaaaaagaggatcTGTGGGTATTATAGTAGAGAttagggaggaggaggagctcaTGCTAAGGCTTTGTAAGGGTTGGCTTCCAAACAATTTGTCGGCTTAG